In Panulirus ornatus isolate Po-2019 chromosome 30, ASM3632096v1, whole genome shotgun sequence, a single genomic region encodes these proteins:
- the LOC139758408 gene encoding uncharacterized protein isoform X6, with protein sequence MSSSAAFLLHLALILLVSATRDTQAECGVGPFNRHREPRRHDHGAGTVHGPGGGGETTRPHRGDATQRPRTNNRMMVFEDMSTGRIVGGKRSKPGAWPWQVSLQLVHPRWGRIGHWCGGVLIHQRWVVTAAHCIINRVFSLPYGPLWTAVVGRWELGPPDGAAEQQEAGPGPGPGLPAQRVIIHPRFRNHHNDIAKPSASPRRLPCGRWPWVSTTAHTRPATRSSLGSSPSSLTTTSTTIRTTSPCSSYPAPQTRPPAPSRPSASRSPLSCATSPSKDTSAWPQVGEGSTRKGPYAPACRRLEHRSCPQVCVPARTTPSSMASSSWARPTCVLGCWTARPGRV encoded by the exons ATGTCCTCCAGTGCAGCCTTCCTCCTGCACCTCGCACTCATTCTTCTCGTGAGTGCAACTAGAGACACCCAGGCAG AGTGTGGCGTCGGTCCATTCAACAGACATCGCGAGCCTCGCCGACACGACCACGGGGCCGGCACTGTCCACGGCcccggtggtgggggggagacgaCACGCCCGCACCGGGGTGACGCAACCCAGCGACCCCGGACCAACAACCGCATGATGGTGTTCGAGGACATGTCCACAGGACGCATCgtaggagggaagaggagcaAGCCAGGGGCCTGGCCATGGCAG GTGTCGCTGCAGCTGGTGCACCCGAGGTGGGGTCGTATAGGGCACTGGTGTGGCGGGGTCCTCATCCACCAGCGATGGGTCGTCACAGCTGCTCACTGCATCATCAA CCGGGTGTTCTCCCTGCCCTACGGGCCCTTGTGGACGGccgtggtgggcaggtgggagcTGGGGCCCCCAGATGGGGCCGCCGAGCAGCAGGAGGCGGGGCCGGGCCCGGGGCCGGGGCTGCCAGCCCAGAGGGTCATCATCCACCCAAGGTTCAGAAACCATCACAATGATATAG CAAAGCCTTCAGCTTCACCCAGACGGCTGCCGTGTGGCAGGTGGCCCTGGGTGAGCACGACCGCTCACACACGACCGGCCACGAGGTCGTCCTTGGGGTCGTCACCGTCATCGCTCACAACGACTTCAACGACTATCAGAACGACATCG CCCTGCTCCAGCTACCCAGCCCCTCAAACACGACCTCCCGCGCCCTCACGCCCATCTGCCTCCCGGAGTCCCCTGAGCTGCGCAACTTCTCCTTCCAAGGACACGTCTGCCTGGCCACAGGTTGGGGAGGGCAGCACAAGGAAGGGGCCCTACGCACCCGCCTGCAGGAGACTAGAGCACCGGTCTTGCCCCCAGGTGTGTGTGCCCGCGCGTACAACACCGTCGAGTATGGCTTCGTCAAGCTGGGCGAGGCCCACCTGTGTGCTGGGGTGCTGGACGGCTCGTCCGGGACGTGTATA